One Alnus glutinosa chromosome 3, dhAlnGlut1.1, whole genome shotgun sequence genomic region harbors:
- the LOC133862692 gene encoding myb family transcription factor PHL6 isoform X2 yields MKVGLPSKTMNHNSIISAKQSDATRGVAQSYYGTLSLVHNFLTVESEGKSLSASECSSSRPSPFIRTESLNSTHTQGSSVQPQKYFLKSGPNSPLSPGSHVQNSRSSFSRSSVFCTSLYQSSSSSSEAHWQLGNMPFLPHPPSYNQSISAVDSTKAPLLFSEDIDNQYDEEHSEALMRDFLNFPGDASESSLHGVNCASDGLEYTEQLDLQFLSDELDIAITDHGENPRLDEIYETPQASSKPAIGLTCNQNCLSVVPTLDDLSSQPSPGSATVHKPRMRWTPELHESFVEAVTKLDGAEKATPKGVLKLMNVEGLTIYHVKSHLQKYRLAKYMPEKKEGRVISSVQNPSVQRNLPIKKKTNQHLCPISPRRRLLALKKRKQPQLAMKVMDVEKGAFKSLRLFACKWKFRNSCMNSLRFKGPSSYG; encoded by the exons ATGAAGGTTGGGCTGCCATCTAAAACCATGAATCACAATAGTATAATATCTGCCAAACAAAGTGATGCTACCAGAGGAGTCGCACAGTCATATTATGGTACCCTCTCCCTGGTACATAATTTTTTGACTGTGGAATCAGAAGGCAAAAGTTTATCGGCTAGTGAGTGTTCATCTTCACGTCCATCACCTTTCATACGAACAGAATCTCTTAATTCTACTCATACACAAGGATCTAGTGTCCAACCtcaaaagtattttttaaaatctggACCAAATAGTCCTCTGTCTCCTGGTTCTCATGTCCAAAATTCTAGGAGCTCATTTTCGCGTTCATCCGTGTTCTGTACCAGTTTATACCAGTCTTCTTCATCAAGCTCTGAAGCCCATTGGCAGCTTGGAAATATGCCTTTTCTTCCACATCCTCCATCCTACAACCAGTCCATTTCTGCTGTTGATTCAACAAAAGCTCCGTTGCTTTTCAGTGAGGATATAGACAATCAATATGATGAGGAGCATTCAGAGGCTCTTATGAGagactttcttaattttccTGGAGATGCTTCTGAGAGTAGCCTTCATGGTGTAAATTGTGCAAGTGACGGTCTAGAATATACAGAGCAACTAGATCTACAGTTTTTATCTGATGAACTTGACATAGCCATCACTGACCATGGAGAAAATCCCAGGCTTGAT GAAATTTATGAAACACCTCAAGCTTCATCAAAACCAGCCATAGGATTGACATGCAATCAGAATTGTCTCTCTGTGGTGCCAACTCTTGATGATCTTTCAAGTCAGCCATCTCCTGGATCAGCCACTGTGCACAAGCCAAGAATGAGATGGACGCCTGAGCTCCACGAGTCTTTTGTGGAGGCCGTGACCAAGCTTGATGGGGCTGAAA AGGCTACTCCAAAGGGTGTATTAAAGCTTATGAATGTCGAAGGTTTGACCATCTATCATGTGAAAAGTCACTTACAG AAATACCGACTTGCCAAGTATATGCCagagaaaaaagaag GAAGGGTGATTTCATCAGTCCAAAATCCATCTGTGCAGCGGAACTTACCaatcaagaaaaaaacaaatcagcATCTTTGCCCCATTTCACCA AGAAGGCGGCTTCTGGCTctgaagaaaagaaagcagcCTCAACTAGCAATGAAAGTGATGGACGTAGAAAAGG GAGCATTCAAATCACTGAGGCTCTTCGCATGCAAATGGAAGTTCAGAAACAGCTGCATGAACAGCTTGAG GTTCAAAGGGCCCTCCAGCTACGGATAG
- the LOC133862692 gene encoding myb family transcription factor PHL6 isoform X1, translated as MKVGLPSKTMNHNSIISAKQSDATRGVAQSYYGTLSLVHNFLTVESEGKSLSASECSSSRPSPFIRTESLNSTHTQGSSVQPQKYFLKSGPNSPLSPGSHVQNSRSSFSRSSVFCTSLYQSSSSSSEAHWQLGNMPFLPHPPSYNQSISAVDSTKAPLLFSEDIDNQYDEEHSEALMRDFLNFPGDASESSLHGVNCASDGLEYTEQLDLQFLSDELDIAITDHGENPRLDEIYETPQASSKPAIGLTCNQNCLSVVPTLDDLSSQPSPGSATVHKPRMRWTPELHESFVEAVTKLDGAEKATPKGVLKLMNVEGLTIYHVKSHLQKYRLAKYMPEKKEEKAASGSEEKKAASTSNESDGRRKGSIQITEALRMQMEVQKQLHEQLEVQRALQLRIEEHARYLQKILDEQQKAGIALISPQTLSSLTNPCEDPELRPSSLSAGASPPRPAESKTDSSSPLPSKNKASDGSDLMPQLHSKRLCPEEKQESGSEKTTVVDAVPPPKWP; from the exons ATGAAGGTTGGGCTGCCATCTAAAACCATGAATCACAATAGTATAATATCTGCCAAACAAAGTGATGCTACCAGAGGAGTCGCACAGTCATATTATGGTACCCTCTCCCTGGTACATAATTTTTTGACTGTGGAATCAGAAGGCAAAAGTTTATCGGCTAGTGAGTGTTCATCTTCACGTCCATCACCTTTCATACGAACAGAATCTCTTAATTCTACTCATACACAAGGATCTAGTGTCCAACCtcaaaagtattttttaaaatctggACCAAATAGTCCTCTGTCTCCTGGTTCTCATGTCCAAAATTCTAGGAGCTCATTTTCGCGTTCATCCGTGTTCTGTACCAGTTTATACCAGTCTTCTTCATCAAGCTCTGAAGCCCATTGGCAGCTTGGAAATATGCCTTTTCTTCCACATCCTCCATCCTACAACCAGTCCATTTCTGCTGTTGATTCAACAAAAGCTCCGTTGCTTTTCAGTGAGGATATAGACAATCAATATGATGAGGAGCATTCAGAGGCTCTTATGAGagactttcttaattttccTGGAGATGCTTCTGAGAGTAGCCTTCATGGTGTAAATTGTGCAAGTGACGGTCTAGAATATACAGAGCAACTAGATCTACAGTTTTTATCTGATGAACTTGACATAGCCATCACTGACCATGGAGAAAATCCCAGGCTTGAT GAAATTTATGAAACACCTCAAGCTTCATCAAAACCAGCCATAGGATTGACATGCAATCAGAATTGTCTCTCTGTGGTGCCAACTCTTGATGATCTTTCAAGTCAGCCATCTCCTGGATCAGCCACTGTGCACAAGCCAAGAATGAGATGGACGCCTGAGCTCCACGAGTCTTTTGTGGAGGCCGTGACCAAGCTTGATGGGGCTGAAA AGGCTACTCCAAAGGGTGTATTAAAGCTTATGAATGTCGAAGGTTTGACCATCTATCATGTGAAAAGTCACTTACAG AAATACCGACTTGCCAAGTATATGCCagagaaaaaagaag AGAAGGCGGCTTCTGGCTctgaagaaaagaaagcagcCTCAACTAGCAATGAAAGTGATGGACGTAGAAAAGG GAGCATTCAAATCACTGAGGCTCTTCGCATGCAAATGGAAGTTCAGAAACAGCTGCATGAACAGCTTGAG GTTCAAAGGGCCCTCCAGCTACGGATAGAAGAACATGCAAGGTACTTGCAAAAGATCTTGGATGAACAACAGAAGGCTGGCATTGCTTTAATCTCTCCTCAAACCTTGTCATCACTGACTAATCCATGCGAAGATCCGGAACTGCGGCCTTCTTCTCTGTCAGCTGGTGCGTCACCCCCACGTCCAGCTGAGTCTAAAACTGATTCATCTTCACCTCTACCATCCAAGAATAAAGCTAGCGATGGTAGTGATTTGATGCCACAATTGCACTCAAAAAGGCTCTGTCCGGAAGAGAAACAAGAATCAGGTTCAGAAAAGACCACAGTTGTAGATGCTGTGCCCCCCCCAAAATGGCCTTAG